The DNA segment TCCTTCGTGATAACCGATGGTTCCGGGGATGTCGCCGCTTCCGCTACGTCTTCGATGGCATCACGCGCGAGCGTTGCCGCCTGCTCGACATCTACCTCGTAGTCGACGCCAACCTCGACTTCGATACGGAGCTGTGAGGTTTTCGATCGGTTCAGGACGACACTCGAGGTAACGATATCGTTCGGTACGATTATGTATTCCCCGTCGAAGGCCCGGATCTGCGTGTTAAAGATCGAAATATCCGTGACGATTCCTTCACGACCGTCGAGTTCGACCCAGTGACCGACTTCGAACGACCGTGCAAACATCAGGACGAATCCGGCCAGAATCGAACCGAGGGTCTGTCTCGCCGCCATACCGAGCACGATACCCAGAAACCCAGCCCCGACGAGAAGTCCGCTCAGGTCATCGATCCAGATACTCAACACGACGACGATTGCCACCGACCAGATGATGACTTGCATGATGCGGACCGACACCTCCTCTTGATGGTCGGTCACCGCACTCGAGTTCGCGACGACGTCGTGGAGCAATCTCGCGACGAATCGCCAGACGATCATCGTCATAACAAGAATGACGAACGAAACGGCCATTCTGGCGATCATTGCCGTCCCGATGTCGAACTGCGCCAGCAAGTCGGCAATATCGTCAGTGACGTCCCACACACCGATCGTGATCGACAACGTGAGGACGCTCACACTGAGCAACAAAACAGTCGTGATAATATCGGCATACAGTGGTCGAAGACGTCTGGTCAGCCAGGACTGTAAGTGCCGGTACGTCGCCAGGACGAGGACGAGTAGACCGATAGCGATAGCGGTAATCGCGATTCGCTGAGTCTGGGTCGAAAACTCCTCTGCCAACCAGTCGAACCCCGTCAGTAGTTCGTACATCCGTTCATTCCTCTGTCGGTTGCCCAACATCCATTGCCAGAACGGTCAGCTCCGCAAACTCCGCGGGCGTCACCGTCCCCGCACGCTGGGAGAGGAGATCCTCGTCAGCCGCCTCAACGACGGCGTCCGGTGTCTCGAGACCCGAAATATGTGCGGTGTTTCGAATCGCGTTTCGCATCGTCTTCCGTCGCTGGGTGAACACCGCTTTGACGAACCGGAGGAAGAACTCCTCGTCGGGAACCTCGTAGTCAGGTGCTCGTGGAACCGCCCGGACCACCGCGCTTTCGACCTGTGGCGGCGGTGAAAACGCCTCTCTGGGGATCGTTTCGACCATCTCGACCTCCGCAAAGTGCTGCGTCGAAACCGACAACCGCCCGTACTCCGACGTCCCCGGTTCGGCGACCATTCGTTCTGCAAACTCCTTTTGAAACATCAAGACCAGCGGCCGTTTTTCCGGCAGCAGCCGGAACGTGATCTCACTCGAGACACCGTAGGGGAGATTTGAGACAGACGCACTGAACGCAGGCAAATCGACCTCGAGTGCATCACCTTCGATTACTGTCAGGCGGTCCATTTCGATGGCGTCAGCGAACTCTCGACGCAAAAACTCGGCCAGCCGCCGATCACGTTCGATAACTGTCACTCTCTCCCCGACATCGAGTAGTCGGTCAGTGAGTGCCCCAGTGCCGCCACCGACCTCGAGAAGGTGCTCGAATATCGGCGTCGGTTGTGGAGTCAGGTCCAGCATTTCGTCGATCCCCTCGAGATACGTCGGGAGCCGATCGAGTACCCGATCGTCGACGAGGAAGTGTTGATCCTGGTCCGGGTCACCGCGAATCCCTGCCCGGGCAATCAACGCATCTGGATCTTTCATTTGACGAGTTTACGCGAGGGGGGTCTGTAAACGCACCGTCTTGGGTTGCCGGTCAATTGCGCCGATGATGACTCCCATCTCCCTACACCAGAACGATGCGAGCACACCGGAAGTCCTGACGGGGGACTGTCGTAACTGATTACCGGTCAGCGGCAGACCGAGATGGTTGGTGACACTCGTTCGAACAGGAGCCGTTCAAAATGCCGATATTATGGTTCCTGACCCACGAACGTCCGATATTTCAGATCCTCGTCGCGAAGTTCCTCGAGGATTCGATTGGCCAGCACGTCACCAGGGTCGTGCAGTCCGGAGACGCGATCCTCGAGTTCCTCGAAGCTCTCGAACGGCTTTCGTTTTCGTTCATCGAGGATCGTGTTTCGAAGTTTCTTGCCGATACCAGGAAGGAGATTTAGCTGGTGCAGTCGCAGCGTAATCGGCTGGGCATCGTTGTAGAAGTCGACGAATCGCTCCTCGTTCTCTTCGACGAGGTCGTGCACGACGTACTCGAGTTCCGACTGCGCACCCGAGGAGAGGTCGTCGTACCCGACAGGTCGACAGTCTTCGATTACATCCCGTTCTTCCGGCGGTTCGACCACGACGTTGGTCCCGATCGTAATCCGAGCGTCCTCGTCGAAGGCGACCTGATAAAGGGTAAAATCTGCGGTGTTGAGGGCGTATCCAGCAGGCGATTGCTGAAAACGCCGGCGACCTTCGGAAAGACCATGGGCGAGGTAATCAAGCACAACCGCTCGGCGCACGTCCATCTCATCGCTGTCGGCTTCGCTCATTAGGACAAGATACGGCAACAGGTCACTTAAAGAGTTGGCTCGGCGACGAAACGAACTCGACGAAAGCCGTGGCCAACACCGGGTTAAACGACGAAGGTATCGAAACCCAACGGATGAGCGGAGAACGAATCCGTTTACGCGTACTTGGCGATGACGTTGAGGATCTCGTCGAGTTCCTCGCCGGAAACGGAGTATCGCTGCTGAGCGAACACCGTCCGAAGTTCCTGACGATCCCGGGGCAGGAGATTCGCGATCTTGTACGCCGTTGGCTCGTCGACTTTCTCGAGTTCCTTGAGCTCTTCGACCAGCGCTTTGGCGTCCTCGGTCTCGAGGAGGGCGAAGCGATTGACGTGGTCGATGGCTCGCGCGAGTTCGTACCGAAGCTCACGATCTTCATCGAGCGCGCGTTCGGCCTCGATATCGGCAAGCAGGTCCTTCGTCTCGGAGACCGTCAGATACTCCTCCTCGACGATCTCTTTGAAGATCGTCATTCCTGGGCGCGCATGTGGGCCGCCGAGGCGATCAGCGTTTTGTCGACGCCGCCGTCCGTGATCTGGACTTTGAACGCCTTCCCCTGTTTGCCGACGACTTCGCCGGTGTGGCCGTTAAACCGTGGGTGGAAGCGGCCTTTGGGGACGCTTGGGTCGATTTTGAGGTGGACTTTCTGCCCCACGTCGTACTCCTGAATTGCACGCTGTGGTGGGGATGTGCCACGCTCTCGAGGTTTGTTTGCGAGCTTTCGTCGGGTTCCCTGACGAGGTCCATTCGAGTTCGGCATAGTCGTACGACGCTCTTGATCGGTGACGGTTATAAAACGCACGTTATGCGCTCGTCTATCGACGCCCGTTGAACAGTGCTCGAGCGAGCCAGAACTTGTGTCCACGAGTCGGCAGCTATAATCGGCCTCCCCATGAGTCTCGAGTATGGACGACGATCAGTTCCAGATCGAAACGCGTTCGATCCACGCCGGGCAGAAACCTGACGAGGAAACCGGGGCGCTCATGACCCCGATTTTTGCCAACTCGACGTACGAACAGGACGCCCCCGGCGATCACCGGGGCTATGAGTACTCGAGGACGGGGAATCCCACACGAACGGATCTCGAGGAAAACCTCGCGAGCCTCGAGGGGGCCGACTACGGTCGCTGTTTCGCCAGCGGGATGGGCGCAATCAACACGGTCTGTAATCTGCTCGAATCCGGAGACCACGTCGTCACCGGCAACGACGTCTACGGCGGCACCCACCGCATTTTTACGCAGGTCTACGACCAGTACGAGATCGAGTTCACGTTCGTCGATATGACCGATCTCGAAGCCATCGAAGCCGCCTTCCAGGACAACACCGAGTTGCTCTGGCTCGAGACACCGACCAACCCCCTCATGTCCGTCGTCGATATCGAAGGGGCGGCGGCAATCGCCGACGAACACGACGCAATTTCGGTCATCGACAACACCTTCGCCACTCCGTACCTCCAGCGACCGCTGGAACTGGGTGCCGACGTTGTGAGCCACTCGCTGACAAAATACCTCGGCGGCCACTCGGACGTGGTCGGTGGGGCACTCCTGACGAACGATCCCGAACTGGACGAACGCTTTGGATTCTATCAGAACGCGGTTGGGGCAACGCCCGGCCCCTTCGACTGTTTCCTCGTCCTTCGGGGCACGAAGACACTTCCTGTCCGGATGGACCGCCACTGCGACAACGCTCGTGCTATTGCCGAATGGCTCGACGGCCACCCCGACGTCGATCAGGTCTACTATCCCGGCCTCGAGGACCATCCTGGTCACGACATCGCCGCCCGGCAGATGGACGACTTCGGCGGCATGCTGAGCTTCGAACTCGACGGCACGCTCGAGCAGGCGTCAACCGTCGTCGAGGAGACCGAAGTGTTCACGCTCGCCGAAAGCCTCGGCGGCGTCGAAAGCCTGATCGAACAGCCTGCACCGATGACCCACGCCGCGATTCCTCGCGAAGAGCGACTCGAGGCTGGATTGACCGACAGCCTCATTCGCGTCTCGGTGGGCATCGAGCACGTCGACGATCTGATCGGTGATCTGGAGCAGGCGATAGACGTGGCGCTCGGGACGGACGACTAACCTGAGTTCAGTTTATACCCAGGTACCAAAACCGATATCAAATCACTCTCTGTGTCGAAACGATGGTCAATGTCCCTGCTGCCGACCAGCAAGTCATCGAACTCGAGGCGAGTCGGCTCGTCCTGTCTGCACTGGTACTGGCGGTTCTCGCTGTCACACTCATGCAGTTTCCTGACGGATACAATCTCGGATTGGGCCTTGTGGTAATCTCTTTCTTGATTCTCTGTTTTGCCTGGCTGAAAGCCCGGTACCGAACGCGTGTCGCTCGAACCCAGGAAGAATCCCGCGGCAAAAATCGGTACGTGTCGGACGACCCCACACGGTGTAGGCGAAGCGACCGCTGCTCGAGCAGAGACCTTCGAAAGAAGCGAGGTGAAGCCGTTAGATACGGCCGACGTTCTCGACGGTAACGCTCTCGACGCCTTCGACTTCGGCGAAGGCTTCCTCGACACCCTCAGTGCCACCGGCACCGTCAGGAACGATCACGGTCGGGTAGAGCGCAACGAGGCCGAACGCGACTTCCTCGCGCTCGACGCCGTTGATCTTGGCACCTTCCGCAAGGGCGTTCTCGAGGCGCTCCTGAAGCGCGTCGAGGTCGACCTCGGGGCTTTGCGGCATGACTTTGATTTTGGCGGCTACTTTTCCCATGATTATGGTCCGGTGAACCCACAGTCGGGGCACTCATAGAGGTTGCTCTGTTTGCGACACTTGGCACAGCGGTAGATCTGTGCGCCACAGTCTGGGCATTTGAACGCCGCAGCGTTCGTACCCGCGATGTTGATCCCACAGGAGACGCAGGAACGAGTCTCCCGTCGGTCCGTGGAACTCATACCCGCTCTTTCCCGCCCGTCGCTTTTAACGGTTGTCTTTCGACTGCAGGTGTCGGCCCGTTGCCGTCCCCGTAAGCCAGCACTCGTGCTATCGCGGCTGATCAGGTTCAAGAGATTCTCCGTATATGAGCCAAGAAAGGCGGCCTGACATCCGGGATTGTCCAGACGAGGGGAAAATCGCTTACCATCCCGACCAGCCAGCGAGAATTAACGGGCCGATCAACACGCCCATCAGATGTACTCGACGCGCACCGAGTCGTACCGGTACGAGCCCGATGATCGCTGCCAGACAGAATACGAGAATGCCCACGAGACCGGTGAACAAAAACGAGAGACAGCAAAGCAGCGTCAAGATTACGACCGATATCTTCCAGTACTCGAGACGGCCGATCAACTGGAGGTAGAGATCACCGACGGAAACGACGAGCACGAAGCCAAACACGCCGGAGAGGACCACTCCCACGAGGAGCACGGGGAGATTGAGCGGAGCGCCAACGTTTTCGAACGCTACCATCACCCCGGACCTTGGTTGCCCGATAGCGACGAGCGCAAACAGGGCGAAAATCGTATTGGCCGTATCGACACCGCTGGTCGCGACGATGTATCCTCGGTCTGTGATCCCCCCAGGGACCAGAAACAGCACGGCGATCGCCGCGATGGCTGCCGAAACGCCAGGTAGATAGCCAACCACAGCGCCAGCGATAGCCCCTGAGACGGCAGTCCAGCCGAGGAGTGGTCGTGAGAGACGAAGCCCACCGTCCTCCTGCGGTGGTACCCCACCACCGTTGATTGCATCGATCAAGACCGGTGCACCGAACAGTCCAGCAAACAGTGGAGCGAGCATCCCGCCCGCCTCGAGTGGAGCTTCGGGCGAAAGGTCGAGCGTCGCCCAACCGAGAACGGCCGCCAACAAGAACGAGCAAGCACCAACCGCCCGTCGTTGCCAGGTGTATTCCGTCACCACGAGCGCGAGTACGATAGCGAGCAAGAGAAACGAGAGATGGGCTCGCACATACGGATAGACGGCCGTGACACCGATCGTCACTGGGATGGCAAGCGGAATGGCCACAAGGACGGCGAGCAAGCTCCCAACGGCGGATAGTCGTATCGCCTCGAAGCCGCGCCCGTCGAGGACCATCCGGTGACCCGGTAATGCTGTGACGGCCATTTCAGCATCCGGCACACCGAGCGCCATCGCCGGAATCGCGTTCAGGAATGTATGGACGACACCAGCAGCGAGCATGGCTGCCCCGACGAACAGTGGCGGTCCGGGGACGCTGGCGGCCACTCCAGCCAGCACGAGCGCGAAATTATTCGCGTGCAAGCCCGGAATCAGCCCGCTGATGGATCCGAGAACGATTCCGCCGGCAACCCAGCACAGAAACGGGATCGAAAACGCCGGGTCGACGACGAGTTCGAACTCGGGCAGGACCATCGGGCCCCACTGGATGCCGCTTGTGATTTAAATTCGAGGACCGGTTTCGGCACTCGAGTAGGTGTACTTACGTCCGGCAATCGTCGCACGTCCGGCAATCGTCGCACGTCCGGCAATCGTCGCACGTCCGGCAATCGTCGTTCACTCCATGCCCATTGTGTGGCGATTAGGCTACTTCGAACGCCCTAGAAAGGGACTGAGGTAGCGATTCCGGGTACAAGAGTCCCGAAACGTCCGAGACGATCGCATCGGCAACCTCGCCCGCTGTGTCAGTATCTCGAGTACTGGTCGTGGTATCGGTACCCGCAACGTAGACAGTCTGAAACCCGGCTTCGTGAGCGCCAACGATGTCCTCGTCGAACGTATCGCCGACGTAGACGTGCTCGTCGGCCGGAAGGCGCTCTCGAGCCGTCTCGAAAATTTCTCGATCGGGTTTCCGCACCCCGAGTTCGTTGGAGACGACCACCGTGTCGACCAGTTCGCCGAGCCCATGGCGGTCAATTTTCGCCCGCTGTTGTCGTCCATCGCCGTTCGTCAGAATGCCGGTCTGTCGGCTGTTTCCGACCCGTTCGACAACTTGCCTCGCCTCCCTCGAGACCGCCGTTGCCTTCAGTTCGGTCTGGCAGTGTTCTCGGGCCAGCGTTTTCGGAGCGGCCTCCAGAGGCGTTTGTTCGACCACTGCTTCGAACGCCCGTCTGTACGGGTTCGGTTCACACGTCTCGAGCGCCCGAAACAGCCGCTCGACGTATAGTTCGTACGCGCTGTCGGTCGGCTCACCGTAGGGTTCGACGGTCGTTGCAAACTGCTCGTCGAACGATTTCGTGTATGTACAGAGTGTCCCGTCGAGGTCGAAGTAGACTGCCGTGCTCATTGGAGGCTGTTTTCTCCCCACAGATGCGACTACGGAACTCGTGTGCAAAAAATGTAGGTAAAACGGCTCGTCGTCGTGCGACTTAGCCGAAGAGTTCGCCGAGACCTTCGCCGCTGGCCTCCTCTTCTTCGTCATCGTCGTCGTCCGTCGTGTCCGGGACGTCGCTAGTCTCTTCGACATCGTCGTCGTCACCATCGTCGGCTGCGGCTGCAGCGCCACCGGCGGCGGCTCCAGCTGCGGGGACGGCGGCTGCCTCGGCGACAGCCTCGTCGATGTCGACGTCCTCGAGTGCGGCGACAAGCGCCTTCACGCGAGATTCTTCGACGTCGACGCCGGCGGCCTCGAGCACGCCGGTCAGGTTGTCTTCGTTGATCTCTTCGTCGGTCTCGTTCAGGATGAGTGCTGCGTAGACGTATTCCATTGTTGTAATCCTCGTAGTGTATTAGCCGAACATTGCGCCGAGTCCTTCCGCACCGTCGCCATCGTCTTCGTCATCGTCGTCTTCGGCTTCGGATTCGGATTCGGCCTCGTCCGTCTCGTCTTGGTCGTCGGTCGATTCTTCAGTGTCCGCTGCAGGCGCAGCAGGTGCCTCGACGCCCTGTAGCTCCTCGGGAAGGGCTTCCTCGTCGTCGATCTGAGCCGCTATGGCGCGCAGTTGCGCGTCGGCCTTACGGACGAGGTCGGGCATGAGTTCGTCGTTCTCGATTGCGGCGTGCAGGCCGAGGCTCTTTGCCTCGCCGGTTGCCTTGGCGATGATCGAGGGGACAGTCTGGGCTGTCGGATAGCCAGCGTTGATCGAGAGGTTTCGTGCGAAGGCGGCTGCCGTCTGCACGTCGCTCTCGTAGGCCTCGACATCGATGTCCAGGTCCTCTGGGTCGAACAGGACGCCTTCGGAGTAGACGGCGCGCAAGTCGAGACCAACTTCCTTCGGCTCGATACCGAGTTCGTTGAGGACGTTTGCCAGATCAGCCGAGACTTCTTCACCAGTCTCGAGTACAGTCGAGTCCTCCATCACCTGAATCGAACCGTCTTCGATTCGGGCGTTGGCACCGACCTGCTGGAGTTCCCCGACGAACGGACCGGGGTCGACTCCCGTGTCACCCTCCGGGATGACGATATCGTTCGGCGCGACCTCCCCAGCGTTGATCGGAGCGGGCGTCTTCGATGCCTCGAGTTCCTTGTAGAGCGCGAACGGGTTGTCGTTCGTCGCCACCAGGCCGACCTGCCCGTCGATGTGTTCGACGAGATTGTCGAGGCCAGCGGCTTCGAGCGCTCGAGTCTGTAGCGTATTTCGGCTGACGCGGACGACTGCCGTACCGTGGAGTCCGCGACGCATGTCCTGGAGCTGCTTCGAAGGAATGCCCGTAATACCGACGACACCGATACTTTCGTAGTCGTCAATCAGGGCCTCGAGTTCGGCGACTTCCTCTCGCTTCCACTCGGGAAGGTTCTCCGTTTTACGCTCGCTCTGGGCTTCAGCGCTCATTTCAGGCCACCTCCACAGATGGTCCCATCGTCGTTTTCACGAAGACGGAGTCGATGTTCTGTGGACCTTTCTCGAGGTCAGCGTGCAGTCGGCGGATAATGACGTCGATGTTGGACGCGATATCCTCGGCACTCATGTCCTCGGCACCAACGCGCGTGTGGAACGTACGTCGGTCTCGAGAACGAATCTGCACGGTGTTTTTGAGTCGATTGACCGTCTCGACGACGTCGTCGTCGGGCGAGAGCGGGTCCGGCATTTTCCCTCGAGGGCCCAGGATGGTACCCAGGTATCGAGCGATATCTTGCATCATCGCCTCTTCAGCGATGAAGAAATCAGTCGCGTCTGCCAGGTCTTTGGCTTCGTCATCGTCCAGGTCGGCCACGTCGCTTCCCGAAAGGACCTGGTCCGCGACCTCTTCGGCACGGACGGCGGTCTCGCCTTCGGCGATCACGACGATCTGAGTTTCTTGGCCGGTGCCGGACGGCAACACGACTGATTCATCGACACGATTCGACGGTTCGTTTAAATCTAGATCGCGCAGATTGATCGCGAGGTCCACCGTCTCGGTAAAGTTCCGGTCCGGTGACTCCTCGAGTGCGCGAGTCACTGCTGTTTCTATATCCGTATCTGCCATCGTTCACCTCCGTAGTACGCAGGGTGTGCTCCTACGGGTCAGTGAAACAGGCCATGCCTGTCTCGGTTTGAGAAAGTGCTATCGGGAACTTAAACCCGTCGAACTGTCCGTTCGATCGACAGCGAACCGGTAAACTACAGAGACACGGCCCTCGTACCACAGAACCAGCCTCGAGTAGGTGACAGCCGAAACGAGATTGGACGAATATAAAACATCGCGTAGTACGTAAATTTTTATTCTCGAAGCCAGTTAATTTCCGAAATCTATATTATGGTGCTCGTGTATTTCTCGACTATGGGGCCAATAGACTTATATCACATGACCACTGGCTCGGGGGAGCCACTCACAGCGTACGAAGAACTCCTCACGCTCTATGAGGGGTTATCACTGGTCGAACAGGGGGTATTACACGGCGCTGGCGTATTGCTTGTTGGAGTGTTGCTGATTGGAATCCTTCGTGAATTCGCCAGTGACACGCTCAAAACGTCCCACCGGAGTCCGTTCATCTCCCTGTGTATCGGGCTTCCGGCCACAATCGTGCTCGGTGGGCTATTCTACACAGGATTGGTCCTCAGTGGGACCAATGTTGGCATCTTCTTTGCAATCCCCCTCGTTACCATTAGTGGACTCCTCTTGCCCGCTGTTGTTACAATGGGGTACGTATCGCTCGGCGGGGCAGTGCTCGGTCGCCTGGGGTCAACGAACGCCCTTTCGTGGATCGTACTCGGTGCAGCGTTGAGCGCGTTGACGGTGCTCGCTACGCCAGTCGCAGTTGCCGTCAGCTTCCTCGCAGCCGTACTCGGCTGCGGTGCTGGGGCCCGAGTGATGTTCAACGGTGGCGGTGTCCGCGAGAGTACCGATAGAGTCGTTCCTCCGGCGAACAAAATTTAGGGCAGTTTCGAGTAGCTGTTTCTCGAGCCCCATGTCGAAATGGCCCATTTCGTTAGAGTTTGTTAGCAATTTGTAGCTCACAACCTTTCACCGTAGAGAGAGCTCACAGCTTTTCTGCACCCACTGGTAACTGACGCATCGCTCGAGCCTCCAATCGGGGACCTACAGAAATCCAAGGCGCGTGTGTCCGTGATTGGCTCAGAGGCACGTTACCTACACCGATACCTACAGGTATCAGATTCCGTAGAAGGAAAGCGTGTCAGCCAGTGGCTACACGCCCAGTTAATAAGTGGGAGGATTACTCGACGAGCGCGTCGTCGTACTCGCCATCGTCGACTTTCGCTTTGAACTCGCGGGCATCGACGCCTTCGATGGTGACGCCCATCGAGGCGCACGTACCGACGACTTCTTTCGCCGCGTTTTTCGTATCGTACGCGAGCAGGTCGGGTTTCTTCTGCTCGGCGATCGTTTTCACCTGCTCGATCGAGAGGTCAGCGACGAAGTCCTTCTGGGGTTCGCCACTGCCAGTGTCGAATCCGGCCTCGTCTTTGACGAGTGCAGCCGTTGGTGGGACACCGACGTCGATGGTGTAACTCCCGTCTTCTTCGTATTCGACGGTGACAGGCACTTCGGTGCCGTCGAACGCTGCAGTTTGTTCGTTGATATCGCTGACGACCGCCTGAACGTCGACGGGCGTCGGTCCGAGCTCGGGGCCGAGTGGTGGGCCAGGATTGGCCTGGCCACCCGGGACGAGCACTTCGATGGTTCCAGCCATACCCGAATGAATCCTCGCTCGAGTTTTAAGGGTTGCCATTCGAGGTAGTCGGATAGCGCGAGTGTGTGACGAGTTCTCGACGGGCACGGATAGCGCGAGTGTGTGACGAGTTCTCGACGGGCACGGATAGCGTGGCGGGTTCACAGCGGGCACGGATAGCGCGAGTGTGTGACGAGTTCTCGACGGGCACGGATAGCGTGGCGGGTTCACAGCGGGCACGGATAGCGCGAGTGTGTGACGAGTTCTCGACGGGCACGGATAGCATGGCGGGTTCACAGCGGGCGCGAATATTACGACGATGTACCCCCTACATCAGTCACGTCCTCGCGCCAGGCGGCAAACGACTCGAGGACATCGGATTCGTTGAATCGTTCGATACAGGGAACCTCGTGTGGATGTATCTCGAGAATACGTTGACGGAGGGCTGGATACCGTTCGTCGGTTGTTTTGGCGAGTAAAACTGTCTCCTTCTCACGGTGGACTGCTCCCTCCCATCGATAGGTGGATGTGGTCTCGAGTTGATTGACACAGGCAGCGAGGCGTTCGTCGATAATAGTCTCCGCTATAGAGTCAGCAGCTTCTGGCGGTGCGTTGACATCCACCCACGACTGAAGTCGTGAGATTCCTCTCGTGGGAGTCTCAGTCGTCTGAGTCCCCGAGAGCGATATTTCCGCTCGATGCGGTACTTTGGTCTGTGTACGCCTCGTTGGCCGTTGCCTCCACCGCGATGGAGGGCGGGCTATGATGTTCCCGCCAACTGTGTTTGTTCCACTTGAGGTACACGGGCCGTGCCATCGACCCGACTGTGTTGTTCTGCTGTCTCAGGAACGATTCCGATGCGACAAGGTCGGCGTGACCCTCGAACCCACACGGACACGCCAGCGAATCCTCGTGGCGAATAGTCTCTTCGCGCTCGCCACATTCGGGACACTCCTGACTCGTCCACGCTTCAGATTCCT comes from the Natronosalvus amylolyticus genome and includes:
- a CDS encoding mechanosensitive ion channel family protein translates to MYELLTGFDWLAEEFSTQTQRIAITAIAIGLLVLVLATYRHLQSWLTRRLRPLYADIITTVLLLSVSVLTLSITIGVWDVTDDIADLLAQFDIGTAMIARMAVSFVILVMTMIVWRFVARLLHDVVANSSAVTDHQEEVSVRIMQVIIWSVAIVVVLSIWIDDLSGLLVGAGFLGIVLGMAARQTLGSILAGFVLMFARSFEVGHWVELDGREGIVTDISIFNTQIRAFDGEYIIVPNDIVTSSVVLNRSKTSQLRIEVEVGVDYEVDVEQAATLARDAIEDVAEAATSPEPSVITKEFGPSSVVLGVRFWIDNPNARKRATARTQAVNAIKAQFEGADVKIPYPQREVSQRHGPAEEDTGDSQTGSRSSIAGHEQPPSGTDGNGGDR
- a CDS encoding 16S ribosomal RNA methyltransferase A, which translates into the protein MKDPDALIARAGIRGDPDQDQHFLVDDRVLDRLPTYLEGIDEMLDLTPQPTPIFEHLLEVGGGTGALTDRLLDVGERVTVIERDRRLAEFLRREFADAIEMDRLTVIEGDALEVDLPAFSASVSNLPYGVSSEITFRLLPEKRPLVLMFQKEFAERMVAEPGTSEYGRLSVSTQHFAEVEMVETIPREAFSPPPQVESAVVRAVPRAPDYEVPDEEFFLRFVKAVFTQRRKTMRNAIRNTAHISGLETPDAVVEAADEDLLSQRAGTVTPAEFAELTVLAMDVGQPTEE
- a CDS encoding DUF655 domain-containing protein; protein product: MSEADSDEMDVRRAVVLDYLAHGLSEGRRRFQQSPAGYALNTADFTLYQVAFDEDARITIGTNVVVEPPEERDVIEDCRPVGYDDLSSGAQSELEYVVHDLVEENEERFVDFYNDAQPITLRLHQLNLLPGIGKKLRNTILDERKRKPFESFEELEDRVSGLHDPGDVLANRILEELRDEDLKYRTFVGQEP
- a CDS encoding RNA polymerase Rpb4 family protein, which encodes MTIFKEIVEEEYLTVSETKDLLADIEAERALDEDRELRYELARAIDHVNRFALLETEDAKALVEELKELEKVDEPTAYKIANLLPRDRQELRTVFAQQRYSVSGEELDEILNVIAKYA
- a CDS encoding 50S ribosomal protein L21e → MPNSNGPRQGTRRKLANKPRERGTSPPQRAIQEYDVGQKVHLKIDPSVPKGRFHPRFNGHTGEVVGKQGKAFKVQITDGGVDKTLIASAAHMRAQE
- a CDS encoding cystathionine gamma-synthase, which gives rise to MDDDQFQIETRSIHAGQKPDEETGALMTPIFANSTYEQDAPGDHRGYEYSRTGNPTRTDLEENLASLEGADYGRCFASGMGAINTVCNLLESGDHVVTGNDVYGGTHRIFTQVYDQYEIEFTFVDMTDLEAIEAAFQDNTELLWLETPTNPLMSVVDIEGAAAIADEHDAISVIDNTFATPYLQRPLELGADVVSHSLTKYLGGHSDVVGGALLTNDPELDERFGFYQNAVGATPGPFDCFLVLRGTKTLPVRMDRHCDNARAIAEWLDGHPDVDQVYYPGLEDHPGHDIAARQMDDFGGMLSFELDGTLEQASTVVEETEVFTLAESLGGVESLIEQPAPMTHAAIPREERLEAGLTDSLIRVSVGIEHVDDLIGDLEQAIDVALGTDD
- a CDS encoding elongation factor 1-beta, translating into MGKVAAKIKVMPQSPEVDLDALQERLENALAEGAKINGVEREEVAFGLVALYPTVIVPDGAGGTEGVEEAFAEVEGVESVTVENVGRI
- a CDS encoding HVO_2753 family zinc finger protein, producing MSSTDRRETRSCVSCGINIAGTNAAAFKCPDCGAQIYRCAKCRKQSNLYECPDCGFTGP
- a CDS encoding tripartite tricarboxylate transporter permease, with product MVLPEFELVVDPAFSIPFLCWVAGGIVLGSISGLIPGLHANNFALVLAGVAASVPGPPLFVGAAMLAAGVVHTFLNAIPAMALGVPDAEMAVTALPGHRMVLDGRGFEAIRLSAVGSLLAVLVAIPLAIPVTIGVTAVYPYVRAHLSFLLLAIVLALVVTEYTWQRRAVGACSFLLAAVLGWATLDLSPEAPLEAGGMLAPLFAGLFGAPVLIDAINGGGVPPQEDGGLRLSRPLLGWTAVSGAIAGAVVGYLPGVSAAIAAIAVLFLVPGGITDRGYIVATSGVDTANTIFALFALVAIGQPRSGVMVAFENVGAPLNLPVLLVGVVLSGVFGFVLVVSVGDLYLQLIGRLEYWKISVVILTLLCCLSFLFTGLVGILVFCLAAIIGLVPVRLGARRVHLMGVLIGPLILAGWSGW
- a CDS encoding HAD family hydrolase, coding for MSTAVYFDLDGTLCTYTKSFDEQFATTVEPYGEPTDSAYELYVERLFRALETCEPNPYRRAFEAVVEQTPLEAAPKTLAREHCQTELKATAVSREARQVVERVGNSRQTGILTNGDGRQQRAKIDRHGLGELVDTVVVSNELGVRKPDREIFETARERLPADEHVYVGDTFDEDIVGAHEAGFQTVYVAGTDTTTSTRDTDTAGEVADAIVSDVSGLLYPESLPQSLSRAFEVA
- the rpl12p gene encoding 50S ribosomal protein P1, whose product is MEYVYAALILNETDEEINEDNLTGVLEAAGVDVEESRVKALVAALEDVDIDEAVAEAAAVPAAGAAAGGAAAAADDGDDDDVEETSDVPDTTDDDDDEEEEASGEGLGELFG
- a CDS encoding 50S ribosomal protein L10, whose translation is MSAEAQSERKTENLPEWKREEVAELEALIDDYESIGVVGITGIPSKQLQDMRRGLHGTAVVRVSRNTLQTRALEAAGLDNLVEHIDGQVGLVATNDNPFALYKELEASKTPAPINAGEVAPNDIVIPEGDTGVDPGPFVGELQQVGANARIEDGSIQVMEDSTVLETGEEVSADLANVLNELGIEPKEVGLDLRAVYSEGVLFDPEDLDIDVEAYESDVQTAAAFARNLSINAGYPTAQTVPSIIAKATGEAKSLGLHAAIENDELMPDLVRKADAQLRAIAAQIDDEEALPEELQGVEAPAAPAADTEESTDDQDETDEAESESEAEDDDDEDDGDGAEGLGAMFG